The Flavobacterium sp. 102 genomic interval CATTTGAGATAAACAAAACGTCAATTCGTTGTAATGATTTACGATGCTAGATTGCTCTCCCAGAACCGGTTTCCATGTTTCATTGAAAGTAGAAACTTTAACGCTATCTATTTTAAAATTGGAAGCCAAATCGGTATCGCCTTTGAGATAAACACCCAAGAGACTTTTCAAAATCACCGGTTTGTTTTTATAGGTCAACGAATAAGATGGTCTACCTTTTTCAGCTAATTTGAACTCGAGCGTAAGTTCTTTTGAAGGTGATTGTATCGTTTGCGCTTTAAGGCAAAAAGCGAACAACAGCAAAGTGATGGTAATCGAATTTTTCATAAAGTATATTTTTTGCTAAAGATAGAAATAACTTATTACTTTAAAAAAAACCCTTTAGTTGATGACCAAAGGGTTTTCCTCGAAGTAAACATAAAATTAATTAACCAAATCAAATTCTATTTTATTAATCGTATCAGAATTGGTTCCGATAAAGACTTCAAATTTTCCGGGTTCGGCCACAAATTGCAAATTAGTATTGTAGAATTTTAAATCTTCAACAGAAATTTCAAAAGTTACCATTTGCTTTTCGCCTTTTTTAAGGTTTATTTTTTGAAAACCTTTCAGCTCTTTAACCGGTCTGGTCACCGAACCAACTATGTCTCTGATATACAATTGTACCACTTCCTTGCCATCAAAATCTCCGGTATTGGTAATATCTACAGTAGCTTTAATAGTTTCATTGAAAGACATTTTAGTCGAAGAAAGACTCAAATTAGCATAGTTAAAAGTCGTGTAACTCAATCCGAAACCGAATGGAAATAATGGCTCATTTCTTTCATCGATATAATTCGACTTAAATTTTTCGAAGATTCCTTCTTTGTTACCTAAAGGTCTTCCTGTATTTTTTGCAGCATAATAAATGGGCACTTGTCCAACACTTCTTGGGAAAGTCGCTGTTAATTTTCCGGATGGATTTTCGTTTCCGAATAATACATCGGCTATAGCATAACCGGCTTCACTTCCGGCAAACCAAACATTTAAAATAGCCGGAACAGTTTTATTTTCCTCTGTTATCACCAATGGTCGACCATCGAATAAAACTAAAACTACCGGTTTTCCTGTTTTTAATAAGGCTTGTAACAAATCCTTTTGCGCTTGTGGAATCTCCAAATTAGTACGACTACTGGATTCACCACTCATTTCAGCCGATTCTCCTAATGCGGCAACAATCACATCTGATTGGTTGGCGATTTTCAAAGCTTCGAAAAGTAATTCTTCATTCGTTCTTTGGTCTCTGTGTAGCGTTTTGCCAAACATGGTAGCTCTTTCTTCCAAAGCCGCATCATAATCAAGATTACTACCTTTAGCGTATAATATTTTGGCAGAAACTCCAACCACAGATTGAATTCCGGCAATTAATGAAACCGAATTTTCCTGTTTGGTCGCCACACTCCAAGTTCCTGCCATGTTTTCTTTGGCATCCGCCAATGGACCGATAACGCCAATCGTGCCTGATTTTTTTAGCGGTAAAGTTTGGTTTTCATTTTTAAGCAAAACCAAAGATTCAGCGGCAATTTTTCGAGCTTCACTTCTGTGAGTTGAAGTGAAAATTTCTGTTTTGGCCCGATTAGCGTCACAGTATTTGTAGGGATCGAGGAATAATCCTAAATCATATTTGGCATTCAAAATCAATCGAACGGCGTTGTCTATTTGTTGCATAGTCACTTTGCCTTCCTCTAATGATTTTTTTAATGTCAGCAAAAAACCTTCGCCAACCATATCCATTTCAACTCCGGCGTTTAAGGCTAAAGCGGAAACGGTTTGCAAATCACCCATACCGTGTTCTGTCATTTCGTTGATTCCGGTATAATCGGTTACTACGAAACCTTTGAAACCCCAATCTTTTCTTAGTAAATCGGTCAGCAACCATTTGTTTCCCGTTGCCGGAATTCCATCTATTTCATTAAACGACGCCATTACGGAAGCTGTTCCGGCATCGACGGCTGCTTTGTAAGGTGGTAAATAATCATTGTACATTCTGATTTTACTCATATCTACCGTGTTGTAATCTCTTCCGCCTTCGGGCGCACCATACAAGGCAAAGTGTTTTACACAGGATAAAATAGTATTGTTTTTACTCAAATCGTCACCTTGATAGCCGGTTACCATCGCTTTGGCAATTTGGCTTCCCAAATATGGATCTTCTCCTGAACCTTCTGAAACTCTTCCCCAACGCGGATCTCGAGAAATATCTACCATTGGTGAAAATGTCCAATTGATTCCATCGGCACTAGCTTCTTGTGCGGCAATTTGAGCACTTCTTTTAATTAAGTTCATATCCCAAGTACACGATAGTCCAAGCGGAATTGGGAATGTAGTTTCGTATCCGTGAATCACGTCCATTCCGAAAAGCAACGGAATTTTTAAGCGACTTTTTTCTACGGCGATCTTTTGTACTTCTCTTATTTTTTGAACAGATTTTATGTTAAACAATCCGCCTACTTTACCTTCTTCAATTTTTTTGGCGATGTTAGAACTATTAGCTTGGCCGGTAGTTATATCTCCGGAAGTAGGCAGGTTTAACTGTCCTATTTTTTCTTCCAATGTCATTTTGGACAATAAGTCAGACACGAATATTTCTTTGGGTGCAATAACAATAGGTGTTTTGCTCTTTTTAGCTTTTTGGGCCGAGACAAAACCTGCTATCAGCAATAAGATTATGGTTAATTTAACTTTCATTTTTGATTGATTGATATTGTTATTTTTTAATCTGCTGTAACATCCATTCATAGATTTCAGGATTATCATAAACCCTGCTCCAACTGTCGTGATTCGCATCATCAAATATGGTTAGCTTAACGTTGCTGTTGCACGCTTTTAACCTTTTATAAATTACTGATGAATAATTCACATCAACAACATCATCGAGTAAACCATGAAAAATCCAAGTGGATATTGCCGCCATTTTACAATCTTCAATTAACGGAACTCTGTCAACAAATCCGGCTATTGGAACTATAGCGGCAAACATATCAGGATGTGCAATGGCTAAATTCCATGTTCCCCAGCCGCCCATACTTAGACCGCTTAGGTAAATTCTGTTGGCATCAACATTGTTCTCTTGGCTTACTTTTAGAATCAATTGGTATAAAGATTCTGATTCCCAATATGTATTTTCAGGACATTGAGGGGCCAAAATATAGGCGTCGAGTTCGTGATGCTTTACATATTTTAACGGACCATGTATTTTTACTTTTTCTAAATCGGTTCCCTTTTCACCGGAACCGTGTAAAAAAACAATTAATGGTTTTTTAGTTTTTATATTTTGTGGTTTGCGCAATAAATAACCATAAGAATAAGTGTTTGTTATCTGCGTCGAAAAACTTCCTTGTGTTTCTTGTGCTAAGCCACTTAAACCAAATCCAAAACAACACCACAGTATCACTATTTTAAAAGAACGCATCATTTTAGAATCCGTGTTGAGTAGAAGTAAATCCTAAGTTTTGTAATCCGGTTTGCACTTCAGGCGCTTGCATGAATAAGTTCCAAAGAAAACCTGTTCTGTAATTTTCTATCATAGGAACAATAGTCCCTTGATCGATGGCTAAGTAACGTTTAGTAACCCAATCATGATGAGGCGAAAACGCATCATACGGACCGGCAACACCAATCAATCTTTCTTTCCAATCAGCATTCTCATAAAAAAAACGCAAGGCTTTCATGGATTCTATCGGTGTAAACGGAAAATCAGACAAGGCTGCAGTTGGTGAAATCACGCCTCGGTCATTATTAGGTTGGTGTGCTGAATAGCCTGTTGAACCATTAGCATTTCTGGAATAACTTGCCGTTAAACCCCAACAATCTTCACTGTAACCATTCCATGCTAATGGATTAGCCACACAATAAGCATACATAATTTTGGCATGATTTTGAGTTAGCGTCCAATAATTTGCATATTGATCAGACAAACCTCTTGGATCTAAACCCAAATAAGAATAATGCGACCAAAACATTGGGCCAACCGTTGAAGTACCGTTATAATTAAATACTTTCGGAATATTAAAACTTGTTCCGGGGCTAACAATACTTCCGTTTCTTGACCAACCTTGATGATAAGCTTCAGAA includes:
- a CDS encoding prolyl oligopeptidase family serine peptidase, producing MMRSFKIVILWCCFGFGLSGLAQETQGSFSTQITNTYSYGYLLRKPQNIKTKKPLIVFLHGSGEKGTDLEKVKIHGPLKYVKHHELDAYILAPQCPENTYWESESLYQLILKVSQENNVDANRIYLSGLSMGGWGTWNLAIAHPDMFAAIVPIAGFVDRVPLIEDCKMAAISTWIFHGLLDDVVDVNYSSVIYKRLKACNSNVKLTIFDDANHDSWSRVYDNPEIYEWMLQQIKK
- the bglX gene encoding beta-glucosidase BglX; this encodes MKVKLTIILLLIAGFVSAQKAKKSKTPIVIAPKEIFVSDLLSKMTLEEKIGQLNLPTSGDITTGQANSSNIAKKIEEGKVGGLFNIKSVQKIREVQKIAVEKSRLKIPLLFGMDVIHGYETTFPIPLGLSCTWDMNLIKRSAQIAAQEASADGINWTFSPMVDISRDPRWGRVSEGSGEDPYLGSQIAKAMVTGYQGDDLSKNNTILSCVKHFALYGAPEGGRDYNTVDMSKIRMYNDYLPPYKAAVDAGTASVMASFNEIDGIPATGNKWLLTDLLRKDWGFKGFVVTDYTGINEMTEHGMGDLQTVSALALNAGVEMDMVGEGFLLTLKKSLEEGKVTMQQIDNAVRLILNAKYDLGLFLDPYKYCDANRAKTEIFTSTHRSEARKIAAESLVLLKNENQTLPLKKSGTIGVIGPLADAKENMAGTWSVATKQENSVSLIAGIQSVVGVSAKILYAKGSNLDYDAALEERATMFGKTLHRDQRTNEELLFEALKIANQSDVIVAALGESAEMSGESSSRTNLEIPQAQKDLLQALLKTGKPVVLVLFDGRPLVITEENKTVPAILNVWFAGSEAGYAIADVLFGNENPSGKLTATFPRSVGQVPIYYAAKNTGRPLGNKEGIFEKFKSNYIDERNEPLFPFGFGLSYTTFNYANLSLSSTKMSFNETIKATVDITNTGDFDGKEVVQLYIRDIVGSVTRPVKELKGFQKINLKKGEKQMVTFEISVEDLKFYNTNLQFVAEPGKFEVFIGTNSDTINKIEFDLVN